A stretch of the Theileria equi strain WA chromosome 1, complete sequence genome encodes the following:
- a CDS encoding citrate synthase, putative (encoded by transcript BEWA_024910A) gives MVILKSICSFSKYSKKNDDILGPMFNDYRVSEFTTMLSRGSKPIDEASKGSLDLLASSFRTQKSLNSYSSHFPSREASCGVSTSRRAQTVSVSQILRRPINLLDDTTKMVSFTRDDNYPEIAKKTTITASFENQARSDGTLSSRPMFNMPKGNRYRNFVKLGGLTSLIMEEDISRGVRCMSIKASPLAERKYSPIFEHLCSKIEKLLELKSEQVMNIRKNYGNTSLGDLTVSCLFSGLKDAVGMVTETSELDPKTGIRIRTHTIDSMLKSLPSKNPGSGCPYSEAVLWLLLTNEVPTLQEVKELSLELCRRSEIPDHVFKVIDAFPPGSHPMTQFISAVSALQTESVFREAYFNRTYNKDTCWKLILDDSLDLLAKNLIVVGYIYRRCFIDPNTKGSDMKFDPELDYGSNLAKFLGHDSELFGDVMRLYVALHSDHEGGNVSAHASHLVGSALADPYFCFSAALCGLSGPLHGMANQECLFWIQNMLKELKGQEITVDTVTKFAQDTLARKQVIPGYGHAVLKITDPRHSAFMDFALRNFPDDPLVKLLDICLQAIPKVLEATGKVRNPNPNVDCSTGVILHHFNINHPEIFTALFGLSRAFGILSQLVWARALKYPIERPKSLTLDSLEKLCASLQK, from the coding sequence ATGGTGATCTTGAAATCGATTTGCagtttttcaaagtatagTAAAAAAAATGACGACATTCTGGGACCCATGTTCAATGATTACAGGGTATCTGAATTTACTACGATGCTTTCCAGAGGTTCAAAGCCCATTGATGAGGCTTCTAAGGGTTCTTTAGATCTGTTGGCTTCTTCATTCCGCACTCAAAAGAGTTTAAATTCCTATAGCTCTCATTTTCCTAGTAGGGAAGCTAGTTGTGGAGTTAGTACCAGCCGGAGAGCTCAGACAGTGTCTGTATCTCAAATTTTGAGGAGACCAATTAATTTGTTAGATGACACTACCAAAATGGTATCATTTACAAGGGATGATAATTATCCAGAAATTGCAAAAAAGACCACTATAACAGCTAGTTTTGAAAACCAAGCAAGAAGCGATGGTACTCTTTCTTCTAGACCAATGTTTAATATGCCCAAAGGCAATAGATATAGGAATTTTGTCAAACTTGGAGGTCTTACTTCTctgataatggaagaagacaTATCGCGCGGAGTGCGATGTATGAGCATCAAAGCTTCGCCTTTGGCTGAAAGAAAATATTCACCTATATTTGAGCACCTATGTTCTAAAATTGAAAAGTTATTGGAATTAAAATCTGAACAAGTTATGAATATTCGTAAGAACTATGGAAATACATCTCTTGGTGATCTTACTGTTTCATGTTTGTTTAGTGGACTAAAGGATGCCGTTGGCATGGTTACAGAAACATCTGAATTAGATCCAAAAACTGGTATTCGCATTAGGACACATACTATTGATAGTATGCTAAAAAGCTTGCCATCAAAGAATCCTGGAAGTGGCTGTCCTTACTCTGAAGCAGTTTTGTGGCTTTTACTTACAAATGAAGTACCTACCCTACAGGAGGTTAAAGAATTATCATTGGAGTTGTGTAGAAGGTCTGAAATTCCAGACCATGTTTTCAAGGTCATAGATGCCTTTCCTCCGGGTTCTCATCCTATGACCCAGTTCATTTCCGCTGTTTCTGCACTCCAGACTGAATCCGTATTTAGAGAAGCTTATTTCAACCGCACATACAACAAGGATACTTGTTGGAAGCTTATTTTGGATGACAGTCTCGATCTTCTCGCGAAGAATCTCATAGTTGTAGGATACATCTACAGAAGATGTTTTATTGATCCTAACACAAAGGGTTCTGATATGAAATTCGACCCTGAACTAGATTACGGTTCAAATTTGGCAAAATTTTTAGGTCACGATAGTGAACTTTTTGGTGATGTAATGAGGCTTTATGTAGCTCTTCATTCCGACCATGAGGGAGGAAATGTTTCTGCACATGCATCACATCTCGTGGGATCTGCTCTTGCTGATCCATACTTCTGCTTTTCTGCAGCTCTTTGTGGACTTTCAGGTCCTCTTCATGGAATGGCCAACCAAGAATGTTTATTCTGGATCCAGAATATGTTGAAGGAACTGAAGGGTCAAGAGATTACAGTTGACACTGTTACAAAGTTTGCGCAAGATACTCTTGCCCGCAAACAGGTTATTCCAGGATATGGTCATGCTGTACTTAAGATTACTGATCCAAGACATAGTGCATTCATGGACTTTGCTCTCCGCAATTTCCCGGATGATCCACTCGTTAAGCTTTTGGACATTTGTCTTCAGGCCATTCCAAAGGTCTTGGAGGCCACAGGAAAGGTACGTAATCCAAATCCTAATGTTGATTGTTCAACTGGAGTTATTCTGCATCATTTCAATATAAATCACCCAGAAATCTTTACTGCATTGTTTGGACTTTCAAGAGCATTTGGAATTCTTTCTCAACTTGTATGGGCTAGAGCTCTCAAGTATCCAATTGAGCGCCCAAAATCACTCACCCTAGATTCCCTAGAGAAACTCTGTGCTTCCCTGCAGAAGTAG
- a CDS encoding flavoprotein domain containing protein (encoded by transcript BEWA_024920A): MSGKRHILIGITGSVAAIKVPEIIDGLIELVNKNQNSVLIKVVRTITAKEYFFGFDSCDKFEVVDDILPERAYNRSDPILHIELRRWADIFVICPLDANTLAKISNGLCDSLLTDIARSWDMRKPFLVYPCMNTFMYEHQITDKQISILQSFGIKVVPPIAKLLACGDYVYYLNMGGQSSKVDEKLRENKRQINRTIRELDRQRMAAEREEQVTISKLKNEAKMGRTKNVKIMAKDIVRNRKLASHYYHMKSQMVGILSQLQSAHSTNMLAANLKNVNKLMAQVSSKTNAVEFQKIMQGINRESEILNLKMDMMSEAVDDSLMGITPLYVVHFIITDPEGTEEEELIVSQILEELGIDATATLNTATCPVSSSGVKGMAHIEIEGHGQKYTNADDTLEDRINNLKK; this comes from the exons ATGTCAGGAAAAAGACACATTTTAATTGGTATTACTGGATCAGTTGCTGCAATTAAAGTACCTGAGATAATTGATGGTTTGATCGAGTTGGTAAATAAAAATCAGAACTCTGTCCTG ATAAAAGTAGTAAGAACTATTACTGCCAAGGAATACTTTTTTGGCTTTGATTCCTGCGACAAGTTTGAGGTTGTAGACGATATTCTTCCAGAACGTGCATATAACCGATCAGATCCCATTCTACACATTGAG TTACGTCGATGGGCTgatatttttgtaatttgtCCATTGGATGCGAACACATTGGCAAAAATTTCCAATGGGTTATGTGATAGTCTACTG ACTGATATAGCAAGGTCTTGGGATATGAGAAAGCCGTTTTTGGTCTATCCTTGTATGAATACCTTTATGTACGAACACCAAATCACCGACAAACAAATATCTATTTTACAATCCTTTGGCATAAAA GTGGTACCGCCAATTGCGAAATTGCTAGCTTGTGGAGACTACG TATACTATTTGAACATGGGTGGACAGAGTAGCAAAGTAGATGAAAAACTGCGCGAAAACAAGCGCCAGATAAATAGGACAATCCGAGAGCTAGATCGACAGAGGATGGCCGCGGAGAGAGAAGAACAAGTCACCATAAGTAAGCTAAAAAACGAGGCAAAAATGGGAAGAACAAAAAATGTGAAGATAATGGCCAAGGATATCGTAAGAAATCGGAAATTAGCAAGTCATTATTATCATATGAAATCTCAAATGGTCGGTATATTATCTCAGCTACAATCTGCACATAGCACAAATATGCTTGCGGCTAACTTGAAAAATGTCAACAAACTCATGGCTCAAGTTAGCAGCAAGACAAACGCTGTTGAATTCCAAAAAATTATGCAAGGAATTAATCGCGAAAGTGAAATTTTGAACCTCAAGATGGATATGATGTCCGAAGCGGTAGATGACTCCCTCATGGGTATAACACCTCTATATGTTGTTCATTTCATAATTACAGACCCAGAGGGTacagaggaagaagaattgATCGTAAGCCAGATCCTGGAAGAGCTTGGTATTGATGCCACGGCTACACTAAACACCGCTACTTGTCCCGTTAGCAGTTCAGGTGTAAAAGGTATGGCACATATAGAAATAGAAGGACATGGCCAAAAGTACACAAACGCTGATGATACACTAGAAGATCGTATAAACAATCTGAAGAAGTGA
- a CDS encoding protein kinase domain containing protein (encoded by transcript BEWA_024930A), with amino-acid sequence MSETSLPEELDNELRLLSELDGIEIIVLADSPQNTADLSRYDDESIFFEASSAEECNVSGYKFELKIRLKECRYAIRQNRDTVISLIVEVQSDYSETLPLVEIINITNSSSKLTAKCEQYLNGRLMDYNSRSDRLRVHKLIADFYDFLLSETAIKSGDFHSATNGSSNNTTDLIAGSLPLMGANSPYTLSCDDKQSRGSSYGAFCRRSPHYPGIYNIQENPNLDNFLTIHSRYYREFIQEAVLGSGSFGCVTKVRKNGVNYAVKQIPIYESYEEILQSEAAILASLQHRNIVLYYDAWIEVSPELLLEKCRNTDISSKQLSILRQNSIDKKLYGGYLSSFREIYNREGDSNRETILPIPQDPGSSDVKYGFRIVNNAQRSNQLNKHKKNRESKRKSGIPKKYLFILMEYCAEATLFETISEHKLYESPQKVIELFRQILDALSYIHEKGIIHRDIKPSNIFLKFDGELLAKLGDFGLTAKLTHKATSPRYSPLDPTGMVGTLHYMAPEQIVGDAYDEKVDIYSAGVVLFEMLSPPFRTSMERTEILSSFSTLNKQWPEGFRDRVDYRLLKLLESMLHVDPNKRPSATVILQNELFSYSKLDLVSLYTVITQYPQSMESAQLLNGIFSRRENAGRCLEYLMSINTDPVIGYVNTELGKLYHQEFTARGAIRVQAPLFTEVSSDKFTSNMFGIKGYNLLMTDGRTCQLRFSVLVSLAESLPSAALVIMRRWHWGLVYANLSSNAGARYPKEFWRCAYDIIADYGIMFQENAVREEFLDAFFTSELISVSTKPIIKFLKCNLVVEWGYNGFIRRYIEYAFDTSENFAKSMESIFIKHMPKIGNAVNKQITDLCRSTYSNSDDKIQSMISLYSLLVTQKLKPHEFAANLRRLCTSTKDNNMSKMDVELENLLYMDKFLRGNRNIEFSFKPIHIVETFFSGFTFQVYIKMGKRELEEVAAGGCYERLLNGVHLGKNVLDNAQRKVFGFELNLQVIFDTVSRSMSKNTTGFSPFYFSLSPDVLILLGQPSLLIQATSLEYALRNEGIRCGKYLGPSNNFKSFLKMKSKGAASLQRLKYTVSLKLSSGTSHNQLPNHVQYTVFDIEKDDKMILFEEKQVFDHIAPNIHTRS; translated from the exons ATGTCTGAGACCTCACTACCTGAGGAATTAGATAATGAGCTAAGGTTATTGTCCGAATTGGATGGAATAGAAATCATTGTCCTTGCTGACAGTCCGCAGAATACTGCAGATTTGTCCAGATATGACGATGAaagtatattttttgaaGCATCATCAGCGGAAGAGTGTAATGTGTCCGGATACAAATTTGAATTGAAGATTAGACTAAAAGAATGTCGTTATGCCATACGCCAGAACCGTGACACTGTCATCAGCTTAATAGTGGAAGTTCAATCTGACTATTCTGAGACTTTACCACTGGTTGAAATTATCAATATAACGAATTCTTCATCGAAACTTACCGCAAAATGCGAACAATATTTGAATGGAAGGTTGATGGATTATAATTCAAGGAGCGACCGTTTGAGAGTTCACAAGTTGATTGCAGATTTTTATGACTTTTTACTTTCTGAAACGGCAATAAAATCCGGTGATTTCCATTCGGCTACTAATGGATCCTCGAATAATACCACAGATTTAATAGCTGGTTCACTCCCTTTAATGGGTGCGAATTCACCGTATACTCTATCATGCGACGATAAACAAAGTAGAGGATCCAGTTATGGAGCCTTTTGTCGCAGGAGCCCTCATTATCCCGGTATTTACAATATACaagaaaatccaaatttggATAACTTTTTGACAATACATTCTAGGTATTACAGAGAATTTATCCAGGAAGCTGTTTTGGGATCAGGATCTTTTGGTTGTGTAACTAAGGTAAGAAAGAACGGAGTTAATTACGCTGTGAAGCAAATCCCAATTTATGAAAGTTATGAAGAGATTTTGCAATCCGAGGCAGCTATATTAGCAAGTCTACAACATCGCAATATTGTACTTTATTATGATGCTTGGATTGAAGTTTCTCCTGAGTTACTActtgaaaaatgtagaaaTACGGATATTTCTAGTAAGCaactttccattcttaGACAAAACAGTATAGACAAAAAATTATATGGTGGATATCTTTCTTCATTTAGAGAGATATATAATAGAGAGGGTGATAGCAATAGGGAAACTATATTACCCATTCCCCAGGACCCAGGTAGTTCTGATGTAAAATACGGATTCAGAATTGTGAATAATGCTCAACGATCTAACCAGCTCAATAAACATAAGAAAAACAGAGAATCAAAACGCAAATCTGGTATACCTAAAAAGTATCTTTTCATTCTAATGGAATATTGCGCAGAAGCAACTCTATTTGAGACCATATCTGAGCACAAGCTTTACGAGTCACCTCAGAAAGTTATAGAACTATTCCGCCAGATATTAGATGCCTTATCGTATATTCATGAAAAGGGTATTATACATCGTGATATTAAACCATCTAACATTTTCCTAAAGTTTGATGGCGAATTGTTGGCAAAATTGGGCGATTTTGGACTAACTGCTAAATTAACGCACAAAGCAACATCCCCTAGATATTCACCATTGGATCCAACTGGAATGGTAGGAACGTTACATTATATGGCACCAGAGCAAATTGTTGGTGATGCttatgatgaaaaagtaGATATATACTCAGCTGGAGTTGTATTGTTTGAGATGTTATCACCTCCATTCAGGACATCTATGGAAAGAACTGaaattttatcttcattttccacTCTAAATAAGCAGTGGCCAGAGGGTTTTAGAGACCGTGTAGATTATCGTTTACTTAAACTTTTGGAGTCCATGCTACATGTAGATCCAAACAAGAGACCTTCTGCCACAGTTATACTACAAAATGAACTATTTTCATATAGTAAGCTAGATTTGGTATCTCTTTACACAGTTATAACTCAATATCCACAATCAATGGAATCTGCTCAGCTGTTGAACGGCATCTTTAGTAGAAGAGAAAACGCTGGAAGATGTTTAGAGTATTTAATGTCCATAAACACGGACCCAGTAATAGGGTATGTAAATACTGAATTGGGAAAATTGTATCACCAAGAATTTACAGCAAGAGGTGCAATTCGTGTTCAAGCGCCATTATTTACTGAAGTATCTTCTGACAAATTTACATCTAACATGTTTGGTATTAAAGGATATAATTTGCTAATGACGGATGGTAGGACCTGTCAATTAAGATTTTCGGTTCTTGTGTCTTTGGCAGAATCACTTCCAAGTGCTGCATTAGTCATTATGAGACGTTGGCATTGGGGTTTGGTCTATGCAAATTTATCCTCAAACGCTGGTGCAAGATATCCAAAAGAATTTTGGAGGTGTGCCTACGATATAATAGCTGACTATGGAATAATGTTTCAAGAGAATGCAGTTCGTGAAGAGTTTTTGGATGcattttttacatctgAATTGATTTCTGTATCAACAAAACCAATCATAAAATTTCTTAAATGTAACTTGGTTGTTGAATGGGGATATAACGGATTTATCAGAAGGTATATAGAGTATGCATTCGATACTTCAGaaaactttgcaaagaGTATGGAatccattttcataaaaCATATGCCAAAAATTGGTAATGCTGTTAATAAGCAGATTACAGATCTTTGCAGAAGCACCTATTCCAATTCAGATGATAAAATACAATCAATGATATCTCTATACTCCCTTTTGGTCACTCAAAAACTGAAACCACACGAATTTGCGGCTAACTTGAGAAGGCTATGTACCAGCACCAAGGATAACAATATGAGCAAAATGGATGTAGAACTCGAAAATTTGCTATACATGGACAAATTTTTAAGGGGAAACCGTAATATTGAATTTTCGTTCAAACCCATACACATTGTGGAAACATTTTTCTCCGGATTCACATTTCAGgtttatataaaaatgggAAAGCGGGAGCTCGAGGAGGTTGCAGCAGGAGGATGCTATGAACGTCTCTTAAATGGCGTACATCTCGGCAAGAATGTTTTGGATAACGCCCAAAGAAAGGTGTTTGGATTTGAGCTAAATTTGCAGGTTATTTTTGATACGGTATCACGGAGCATGTCAAAGAACACCACTGGGTTCAGTCCCTTTTACTTTAGTCTATCACCTGATGTTTTAATTTTACTTGGTCAGCCTAGTCTGTTGATTCAGGCAACCAGTCTTGAGTATGCACTTAGAAATGAAGGAATCAGATGTGGAAAATACCTAGGACCTTCAAACAACTTTAAAAGTTTtctaaaaatgaaaagCAAGGGAGCTGCGTCACTTCAAAGGTTGAAGTATACGGTTTCTCTCAAACTTTCATCTGGGACTTCACATAACCAGTTGCCTAACCATGTACAATATACTGTTTTTGAcattgaaaaggatgataaaatg ATTTTGTTTGAAGAGAAGCAAGTGTTTGACCATATCGCACCTAACATCCACACCAGATCTTGA
- a CDS encoding hypothetical protein (encoded by transcript BEWA_024940A): protein MLETLTNPPEDVVTNVTFAEKSNLLAVSSWDKTLRLYNVDSSENGKLVHKCEWSAPVMDCIFLEDDKKVAFGDLNKNLNLLDIETGAVVTVGRHNAPVRTVRFNSQLKSLVSGGWDKRIKVFDLRSTNLKPTADVEIYGKAYCMDMINNTLVVGDSMKRVYIYDLSRGLSGFSTPDTKDGILKFQYRYLRCFPDEKGFALSSIEGRVAWEYFSKDPEVVSQQYAFKCHRNKTSSENDVAYAVNTIDFHPQYGTFVTGGADGLVCAWDGFSRKRLWKSVTFDTSVASVSFNSTGDKLAIAVSDVFQLNPSQSATTNICIREIKPDECKPRKFK, encoded by the exons ATGTTGGAGACACTGACAAATCCTCCTGAGGACGTTGTCACCAATGTAACCTTTGCTGAGAAGTCGAATCTTCTCGCAGTCTCATCATGGGATAAG ACTTTGAGACTTTATAATGTGGATTCTTCCGAAAATGGAAAGCTCGTTCACAAATGTGAATGGTCTGCTCCAGTTATGGACTGTATTTTCCTTGAAGACGACAAAAAGGTAGCCTTTGGAGATTTAAATAAAAATCTTAACCTCCTTGACATTGAAACTGGCGCAGTTGTAACAGTAGGAAGACATAACGCTCCTGTTAGAACAGTTCGATTCAATTCTCAGCTAA AATCTCTGGTATCTGGTGGCTGGGACAAGAGGATTAAGGTCTTTGATTTGCGCAGTACAAACTTGAAACCTACCGCCGACGTAGAAATCTATGGCAAGGCATACTGCATGGATATGATAAATAACACTCTAGTTGTTGGTGATTCAATGAAAAGG GTTTATATATATGATTTATCCAGAGGTTTAAGTGGCTTCTCTACACCAGATACAAAAGA CGGCATTTTAAAGTTTCAATATCGCTATTTACGCTGCTTCCCAGATGAAAAGGGATTTGCTTTGAGCTCAATAGAAGGCAGGGTAGCTTGggaatatttttcaaaagaCCCAGAAGTAGTATCGCAGCAATATGCCTTTAAATGCCATAGGAACAAAACCTCCTCAGAAAATGATGTTGCATATGCCGTAAACACCATAGATTTCCATCCACAATATGGTACGTTTGTAACTGGAGGAGCTGATGGTCTCGTTTGTGCATGGGATGGATTTAGTCGGAAAAGACTCTGGAAGAGTGTTACATTTGATACGTCTGTTGCTTCTGTTTCATTTAATTCTACTGGAGACAAACTTGCAATTGCAGTTTCAGATGTTTTCCAGCTAAATCCTAGTCAGAGTGCAACTACGAATATTTGTATTAGAGAAATAAAACCAGATGAATGTAAACCACGAAAATTCAAGTAG
- a CDS encoding WD-repeat domain containing protein (encoded by transcript BEWA_024950A) gives MTGKIASLTTAYKESRRFCSFASDTLALLTPFEAILSQHEDCIFAFPFPKDDPNESILLSDSFAQDEGLEVARDYFSKNSTGRSVLCLLDAKEENLYNAPKYQNKCLTLAGGLSTFSLNTKFDVIAVAFCNGILGFFSIHSDEDWLCLKLVRNVKTNTKNIVSISFDGTDRYAACGAVDGTVVVYLDGMLFHTFKNQDSIISLVRFYPNSLSLLSATQNGDIMLYDVKSKIPIAKFEDHLSYITDIAFLVTSDGSPGGFVSCGRDSTINLWSLDITKKEISSATKKNNVLLRKPFKRILLFEPICSIAIVTNLSKDIKGDASWILLVGTENGHIKFIDPLKETTIKERECVYGQGGGLKCLKYSKEMEKIIALGASGSICFYSLLFELEFQLLGNIDGLFHFQLYKGEATTPWTDSGSNEWSNSVRWFRKQIAKGVPLMFTLTGDEVVRVVSLDPLCEHITLGVGNEKYRHADTVLSLAYSQGANILATGSKDESVLVWDLNTLLPILTVNVDGLSVAYLAIPNMLTQDSTRFNLMVSGENVLKSFDLPIHRESDTENVVNTAAATALVHKKVINSIAFSPNNKYVATAGGDKIVAVYTTDNLIVRGKCIGHKRSVVSVSFMTVTKTLVSSSVDQTIKIWNIGDFSCIKTFQGHSKAVMKVIVLPHDLQLVSAGMDGLIKLWNIKTSDCISTLDNHSEKIWDMELCGNSLVSISSNSLLIWWDDVTEELESERLEREREEELKKSQIESLATDGKHPEALSLAVELKKPLVARDLILRCCSAGIFTNEEQGLHKDLFHKWVAHMKGFKDIKSRLTTSFDFIQVWISNNKTAWMANCLLSEILSQFTPEEIFMVEGFKNRIETILIHQSSHHGRMMSLIEKSHILDILVGYNSIPLFSSSDASNTTRNILYK, from the exons CATTTTGTTAAGTGATTCCTTTGCTCAAG ATGAAGGTCTGGAAGTAGCAAGAGACTATTTTTCGAAGAATTCTACGGGTAGGAGTGTTCTATGCCTTCTAGATgccaaagaagaaaacCTTTACAACGCtccaaaatatcaaaataaATGCTTGACACTTGCTGGTGGACTCTCAACTTTCAGTCTAAATACGAAGTTCGATGTAATAGCGGTTGCATTCTGCAATGGAATCCTGGGATTTTTTAGCATTCACTCAGATGAGGATTGGTTATGCCTCAAGTTGGTTCGAAACGTTAAG ACGAATACAAAAAACATTGTATCGATATCATTCGATGGAACCGATAGATATGCAGCTTGCGGAGCTGTAGATGGTACAGTTGTCGTGTATTTGGACGGCATGTTATTCCACACTTTCAAGAATCAAGATAGTATTATATCCCTAGTGAG ATTTTATCCTAATTCTTTGTCACTTTTATCCGCCACTCAAAATGGTGATATTATGTTGTATGATGTGAAATCCAAGATTCCAATCGCAAAATTTGAAGATCATCTAAGTTACATAACTGACATCGCATTCTTAGTTACTTCAGATGGTTCTCCAGGTGGATTCGTCTCTTGTGGTAGAGATTCCACCATTAATCTGTGGTCTTTGGATATTACCAAAAAGGAAATTTCTAGTGCAACAAAAAAGAATAACGTACTTTTGAGAAAGCCATTTAAACGCATCTTATTGTTTGAGCCGATTTGTTCCATCGCAATTGTTACAAATTTAAGCAAAGATATTAAGGGTGATGCTTCTTGGATACTCTTGGTTGGAACAGAAAATGGACACATTAAATTCATTGATCCACTCAAGGAAACTACAATTAAG GAACGAGAATGTGTTTATGGTCAAGGAGGAGGTTTAAAGtgtttaaaatattccaagGAGATGGAAAAAATCATCGCATTGGGAGCTAGTGGTTCCATTTGTTTCTACTCACTCCTTTTTGAACTGGAATTTCAACTTTTGGGGAACATTGATGGTctatttcattttcaattaTATAAAGGGGAGGCTACAACACCTTGGACCGATTCTGGTTCAAATGAGTGGTCAAATTCCGTAAGATGGTTCAGAAAACAAATTGCAAAAGGGGTTCCTCTAATGTTTACACTCACAGGAGATGAAGTGGTGCGTGTAGTTTCATTGGACCCCTTGTGCGAACACATAACACTAGGTGTTGGAAATGAAAAATACAGACATGCAGATACAGTATTATCATTGGCTTATTCCCAAGGAGCCAACATCCTTGCTACTGGATCCAAAGATGAATCTGTACTTGTTTGGGATTTGAACACTTTGTTACCAATTTTAACAGTGAACGTTGATGGATTATCGGTTGCATATTTGGCTATACCTAATATGTTAACTCAAGATTCCACACGATTTAATCTTATGGTTTCTGGAGAAAATGTTTTGAAGTCATTTGACTTACCGATTCATAGAGAATCTGATACagaaaatgtagtaaatACCGCAGCTGCCACGGCATTGGTTCATAAAAAGGTTATAAACTCTATTGCATTTTCTCCAAATAATAAATATGTTGCCACTGCAGGGGGAGACAAAATAGTTGCGGTATATACTACTGATAATTTGATTGTAAGGGGGAAATGTATTGGCCATAAAAGGTCTGTTGTGTCGGTATCTTTTATGACAGTTACCAAAACACTAGTTAGTTCGTCCGTGGACCaaaccattaaaatttggaatattgGTGACTTTTCATGCATAAAAACTTTCCAAGGACACAGTAAGGCGGTAATGAAAGTAATCGTTTTGCCACATGATTTACAATTAGTTTCTGCTGGAATGGATGGTTTAATTAAGCTCTGGAATATTAAAACTTCGGATTGCATATCTACGCTTGACAATCATTCTGAAAAGATTTGGGATATGGAGCTATGTGGAAATAGCCTGGTTTCAATTTCCAGCAACTCTTTGTTGATATGGTGGGATGATGTGACTGAAGAACTAGAATCTGAAAGATTAGAACGGGAAAGAGAAGAAGAGCTaaaaaaatcgcaaatcGAGTCATTGGCCACAGATGGAAAGCATCCTGAGGCATTGAGCTTAGCTGTAGAGTTGAAAAAACCTCTGGTAGCTAGGGATTTAATTTTAAGGTGTTGTTCAGCAGgaatatttacaaatgaGGAGCAAGGCTTGCACAAGGACTTATTCCACAAATGGGTTGCCCATATGAAAGGTTTTAAGGACATAAAATCAAGATTAACAACCTCCTTTGATTTTATACAGGTATGGATTTCCAATAACAAAACAGCATGGATGGCAAATTGTCTCTTGTCCGAAATTTTGAGCCAGTTCACTCCAGAAGAAATATTCATGGTGGAAGGCTTCAAAAATCGCATAGAAACTATATTAATACACCAATCCTCGCATCATGGACGAATGATGAGCTTGATAGAAAAATCGCATATATTGGATATCCTTGTAGGTTACAATTCAATACCtctcttttcatcttctgatGCCTCAAATACAACTAGAAACATATTATATAAATAA